One segment of Carya illinoinensis cultivar Pawnee chromosome 1, C.illinoinensisPawnee_v1, whole genome shotgun sequence DNA contains the following:
- the LOC122279340 gene encoding uncharacterized protein LOC122279340 isoform X3, which translates to MNPPCPPSECAHMWGPSLVSSLKDSSLHSSLRQPAFDLIQTIIVSDAAALITSMLNCSTSWSIDKSLSLDLDDDDQYDRLPFIPDGREEDNSSWSEFSAQSKITCREYREWICIPMLWIDVLVELDPSVFPISFSKAVFWARSRFSMVEPEISAEMALPLRTWLQSSVEEISTSFGWTIPTGSDDGGEGKESKNSVKISSMCISLARTFNRLTGHFIDQVGQREIGKQWSWEPRMSESLILSLLDPNDNIRQFGKCILEQVSDTRGLSCGLKFLCSSGCSLSAIFQGFRHACKLVLLDSVLVKFQTLQHFFFVLRKLLKGVTQEWPESSSDHSSIASFSSQGGFLRQPFFDTLPVNANGYSSNVDLKLLEKFIYLLSETAWPSIRRCLIEGKAFIDYSFCQMTCVRLLEILPVVFEIMYPPLGTKHEDSRVMVKSSCDFSWLNDLMDWGKSSLKVVTVYWKRTVSMLLSFLRGSCSNSATITIGTIENLISSDNFATDELTETVSRLSVSLSKEASCDSGKTPYISRSLFPELLSFERNSSVSNEQPPSVDDSEVQILDSVTGAHKTAEDILIVLSDSETEEPISANEVILSDTETGHLMLEDKTIDPGSKSHFDSTKKKVLDTNTSKDLLESFQQNDTTDGSVVASRDKSFDGLKGKGAPALLESEGLDAKRKGIRSIYDKTDSILSKNRVNLHVSSNEAVRSKNMTLNFNSAISKASDTVLKEMVHDTEDDPFESALNSARRQQSFIAKSSTSLPKRQVIQLKSHFEIRSGRLHRLEGVKRFRPPRLDDWYRPILEIDYFETVGLASAGKDRSCIVSKLKEVPVYFQSPEQYIEIFRPLVLEEFKAQLHSSFLEMSTLEEMYFGSLSVMLVERVDDFHLVRFVYDDNDSAASKSFSENDLVLLTKEPLQKSSHDIHMVGKVERRERDNKRRLTILVIRFYLQNGSSRLNQARRNLIERGKWHATRLMSITPQLREFQALSSIKEIPILPVILKPVNDSLGGDVSKEVDLGKLSQPLQQVLKSSFNDSQLQAIGVAVGSQSLKKDFELSLIQGPPGTGKTRTILAIVSGLLASPLQRMGNAKNFLDGTLKRNSMQCTNSRPRISQTAAIAKAWQDAALARQLNEDVERSSKSMENLARGRVLLCAQSNAAVDELVSRISSQGLYGSDGKIYKPYLVRVGNVKTVHPNSLPVFIDTLVDQRLVEERMKDCNEKNDSTVGSSITLRSNLEKIVDRIRFYETKRANLRDGNADLKNSLEADGNKGDDEKEVSDAEIELKLRKLYEQKKQIYKDLSSVQTQERKSNEEMKTLRRKLRKSILQEAEIVVTTLSGCGGDLYGVCSESMSTNKFGIPSEHTLFDAIVIDEAAQALEPATLIPLQLLKSSGTKCIMVGDPKQLPATVLSSVASKFQYECSMFERLQRAGHPVIMLTKQYRMHPEICQFPSLHFYDGKLLNGEKMSSKSAPFHEIEGLGPYVFYDIVDGQEHRGKNSGALSLYNEHEAEAAVEVLRLFKKRCPSEFIGGRIGIITPYKSQLSLLRSRFLSAFGSSVIDDMELNTVDGFQGREVDIILLSTVRAGDPNSALRIKSSNIGFVADVRRMNVALTRAKLSLWVLGNARTLMTNHNWAALLKDAKARNLVISVKMPYGSMFKTAFCRNDVPGISVNHSGQKKYVEKVYDASWHAKQTVRNTNQSFEREKRNVGCANQSKRIGIGDEKYLAATKDSSLVANGKNRTSEDVKRANSGKHARVGERKGKESSEKKVGLGNTDMSKRKHEFDKSNNHSNHSERELADGHKLSKSHVSKKLKKSSDGGRSEQGNQATQLTEVSFKERDANVRGKAPSQVGRAEDLIEKRKQREAVDAILCSSLISSKKSEMSMKPLPAKRSFSSSSNVSGGIKPHKTSKVPPASSTSASENQIHKHRSKK; encoded by the exons ATGAACCCCCCGTGCCCACCTTCTGAATGTGCACATATGTG GGGCCCTTCTCTCGTGTCATCCCTGAAGGATTCTTCACTACACAGTTCTCTGAGGCAACCTGCATTTGATCTTATACAAACTATTATAGTGTCTGATGCTGCTGCCCTTATAACTTCAATGCTGAATTGCAGCACCTCTTGGAGTATTGACAAAAGCTTGTCTCTGGACttggatgatgatgatcaatATGACAGGCTTCCATTTATTCCAGATGGTAGAGAGGAGGATAATAGTTCTTGGAGCGAATTCAGTGCACAAAGCAAAATTACTTGTCGGGAATATCGAGAGTGGATTTGCATTCCTATGTTGTGGATTGATGTTTTAGTTGAACTTGATCCCTCAGTCTTTCCAATATCATTTTCTAAGGCTGTTTTCTGGGCTCGATCTCGTTTTTCTATGGTTGAACCCGAAATCAGTGCAGAAATGGCACTTCCATTGAGAACTTGGCTTCAATCTTCGGTTGAAGAAATCTCCACTTCATTTGGTTGGACAATCCCAACTGGTTCTGATGATGGTGGAGAGGGGAAGGAGTCAAAAAACTCagtaaaaatatcatcaatgtgTATTTCTTTAGCAAGAACATTCAACAG GTTAACTGGACACTTTATAGATCAAGTGGGGCAAAGAGAAATTGGGAAACAATGGAGTTGGGAGCCAAGGATGTCTGAAAGCTTGATACTTTCACTCCTGGATCCTAATGAC AATATCAGGCAATTTGGGAAATGTATTTTGGAACAAGTTTCGGATACACGTGGTCTTTCTTGTGGCTTGAAGTTCCTCTGCTCAAGTGGATGCTCGTTGTCTGCCATTTTTCAGGGTTTCAGGCATGCTTGTAAATTG GTTCTACTGGATTCTGTTTTGGTAAAGTTTCAGACTTTGCAACATTTCTTTTTCGTTCTACGCAAATTACTCAAAGGGGTTACCCAAGAATGGCCAGAAAGTTCATCTGATCACTCAAGTATTGCAAGCTTCTCTTCCCAAGGTGGATTTTTGAGGCAGCCATTCTTTGATACATTGCCTGTGAATGCCAATGGGTATTCATCAAATGTTGACTTAAAATTGCTGGAAAAGTTCATTTACTTGCTATCTGAAACTGCTTGGCCTTCTATTCGGAGATGCTTAATAGAGGGGAAAGCATTTATTGATTACAGTTTCTGTCAG ATGACTTGTGTCCGCTTACTTGAGATCCTCCCTGTTGTTTTTGAAATAATGTACCCGCCATTGGGTACAAAACATGAGGATTCGAGAGTGATGGTGAAAAGTTCTTGTGACTTCTCATGGCTTAATGATCTCATGGATTGGGGAAAGTCATCACTTAAAGTCGTAACCGTGTATTGGAAACGGACAGTTTCCATGTTGCTGTCTTTTCTCAGGGGTTCATGTAGTAACAGTGCTACAATAACAATTGGGACCATTGAAAATCTGATATCAAGTG ATAATTTTGCCACGGATGAATTGACAGAAACAGTTTCACGCCTTTCTGTTTCGTTATCGAAGGAAGCTTCTTGTGACAGTGGAAAGACCCCCTATATTTCGAGATCTTTATTTCCCGAATTATTGTCATTTGAGAGGAATAGTTCAGTTTCAAATGAGCAGCCTCCCTCTGTGGATGACAGTGAAGTGCAGATCTTGGACTCGGTAACGGGAGCTCACAAAACGGCTGAAGATATTCTGATTGTTCTTTCAGACAGTGAAACAGAGGAACCTATATCTGCCAACGAGGTCATTCTCTCTGATACTGAGACAGGTCACCTCATGTTGGAGGACAAGACTATTGATCCTGGGAGCAAATCACATTTTGACTCTACGAAGAAGAAAGTTTTGGACACCAACACTTCTAAGGATTTGTTGGAGTCTTTTCAGCAAAATGACACTACTGATGGTTCTGTGGTTGCTTCTCGGGATAAGAGCTTTGATGGATTAAAAGGTAAAGGAGCACCCGCTCTCCTCGAATCAGAAGGTTTAGATGCTAAGAGGAAAGGAATACGCTCCATATACGATAAAACTGATTCCATTTTATCCAAGAATAGAGTTAATCTCCATGTTTCATCCAATGAAGCTGTCAGGTCCAAGAATATGACTCTAAATTTCAACAGTGCAATTTCCAAGGCAAGTGACACTGTTTTGAAAGAGATGGTACATGATACTGAAGATGATCCATTTGAGTCTGCTCTAAACTCTGCAAGGCGTCAGCAGTCATTTATAGCAAAGTCAAGCACTTCTCTTCCAAAACGGCAAGTCATTCAACTTAAATCACATTTTGAAATTAGATCTGGCCGTTTACATAGACTGGAGGGAGTGAAAAGGTTCAGGCCGCCAAGGCTTGATGACTGGTATAGACCCATTTTGGAAATTGATTACTTCGAAACTGTTGGATTAGCATCTGCTGGCAAGGATAGGAGTTGTATTGTTAGCAAATTAAAGGAGGTTCCCGTGTATTTTCAATCGCCTGAACAGTATATAGAGATTTTTCGGCCGTTGGTTTTGGAGGAGTTCAAAGCACAGTTGCACAGTTCCTTTCTGGAAATGTCTACATTGGAAGAGATGTATTTTGGCAGTCTATCTGTGATGTTGGTCGAGAGAGTTGATGATTTTCATCTGGTTCGATTTGTCTATGATGATAATGATTCTGCTGCTTCTAAAAGCTTTTCAGAAAATGACCTTGTGTTGTTGACAAAAGAGCCTTTGCAAAAATCATCCCATGATATTCATATGGTTGGAAAG GTGGAGAGGCGTGAGAGAGACAATAAGAGAAGACTAACTATATTAGTAATCAGGTTCTATCTTCAAAATGGTTCTTCACGATTAAATCAAGCTAGAAGGAACCTCATTGAACGTGGTAAATGGCACGCAACTCGCTTAATGAGCATTACACCTCAACTTAGAGAATTTCAGGCACTGTCTTCAATTAAGGAAATCCCCATACTTCCAGTTATTTTGAAGCCCGTCAATGATTCTCTTGGTGGTGATGTATCCAAGGAAGTGGATCTGGGTAAGCTTTCCCAACCCTTGCAGCAAGTACTGAAATCATCCTTTAATGACAGTCAACTTCAAGCTATTGGTGTTGCTGTTGGATCACAAAGTTTAAAGAAAGATTTTGAATTATCCCTTATTCAGGGTCCTCCAG GTACTGGCAAGACGCGAACTATTTTGGCCATTGTCAGTGGCTTGCTTGCTTCACCTTTACAGAGGATGGGTAATGCAAAAAACTTTCTTGATGGCACTTTGAAAAGAAATAGTATGCAGTGCACCAATTCACGACCACGGATAAGCCAGACTGCTGCAATTGCAAAGGCATGGCAGGATGCAGCCTTGGCTAGACAATTGAATGAGGATGTTGAAAGAAGCTCAAAATCCATGGAAAATTTGGCAAGAGGAAGGGTGCTTCTATGCGCTCAGTCAAATGCTGCGGTTGATGAGTTAGTATCGAGAATTTCTAGTCAAGGTCTTTATGGCAGCGATGGAAAGATTTACAAGCCGTATCTTGTAAGGGTTGGCAATGTGAAGACAGTCCATCCAAATTCACTACCAGTATTTATTGACACACTTGTTGATCAACGTTTGGTGGAAGAGAGGATGAAAGATTGCAATGAAAAGAATGATTCAACTGTGGGCTCTTCAATTACTTTGCGTTCTAATCTTGAGAAAATAGTTGACCGAATCAGGTTTTACGAAACAAAGCGTGCTAACTTAAGGGATGGAAATGCAGACCTTAAGAATTCTTTGGAAGCTGATGGTAATAAGGGGGATGATGAGAAAGAAGTGTCTGATGCAGAAATAGAGTTGAAGCTAAGAAAACTTTATGAGCAAAAGAAGCAAATCTATAAAGATCTTAGCAGTGTTCAGACACAGGAGAGGAAATCTaatgaagaaatgaaaacaCTTAGACGTAAGCTTCGGAAGTCTATTTTGCAGGAAGCTGAGATTGTGGTAACTACATTGAGTGGTTGTGGTGGAGACCTCTATGGAGTGTGTTCTGAGTCTATGTCAACTAATAAATTTGGGATTCCATCCGAGCATACCCTTTTTGATGCTATAGTGATTGATGAAGCTGCTCAA GCTCTGGAACCTGCTACTCTGATTCCTCTTCAGCTTTTAAAATCTAGCGGGACTAAATGTATTATG GTTGGTGACCCAAAGCAGCTTCCAGCGACAGTTCTTTCTAGTGTTGCTAGTAAATTCCAGTATGAATGCAGTATGTTTGAACGTTTACAGAGGGCCGGTCATCCTGTCATTATGCTGACCAAACAG TATAGAATGCACCCAGAAATATGTCAGTTTCCTTCATTGCATTTTTATGATGGAAAGCTGCTAAATGGTGAAAAAATGTCTAGCAAGTCAGCTCCATTTCATGAAATTGAGGGTCTCGGACCATATGTCTTCTATGACATTGTTGATGGCCAAGAGCATCGTGGTAAGAACTCTGGTGCATTGTCCCTTTACAATGAGCATGAGGCTGAAGCTGCAGTTGAAGTTCTTAGGTTATTCAAGAAAAG GTGCCCATCTGAATTTATTGGTGGAAGAATTGGCATCATAACTCCATACAAAAGTCAACTCTCTCTTTTACGTTCTCGTTTTTTAAGTGCATTTGGATCTTCTGTTATAGATGATATGGAATTAAATACCGTGGATGGTTTCCAAGGTCGGGAGGTTGATATAATTTTACTTTCAACTGTTAGGGCAGGGGATCCGAACTCTGCCCTTCGGATCAAGTCAAGCAACATTGGGTTTGTAGCTGATGTAAGAAGGATGAATGTGGCTTTGACAAGAGCCAAGCTCTCGCTCTGGGTCTTGGGTAATGCCAGGACTTTGATGACAAACCATAACTGGGCTGCTCTTTTAAAGGATGCTAAAGCAAGAAACTTGGTTATCTCAGTCAAAATGCCATATGGGTCGATGTTTAAAACAGCcttttgtagaaatgatgttcCAGGAATTTCTGTTAACCACTCAGGACAGAAGAAATATGTTGAAAAGGTTTATGATGCTAGTTGGCATGCAAAACAAACTGTACGCAATACAAATCAAAGCtttgaaagggaaaaaaggaaTGTAGGCTGTGCAAATCAGAGTAAAAGAATAGGTATAGGAGACGAAAAGTATTTGGCTGCGACTAAAGATTCATCTTTAGTAGCAAATGGTAAGAACAGAACTTCTGAGGATGTTAAGCGTGCAAACTCAGGGAAACATGCTAGAGTGGGTGAAAGGAAGGGCAAAGAGAGTAGTGAAAAGAAAGTCGGTTTGGGGAATACTGATATGAGCAAAAGGAAGCATGAATTTGACAAATCTAATAATCATTCAAACCATTCTGAACGAGAATTGGCTGATGGTCATAAACTCTCGAAATCACATGTGTCAAAAAAACTGAAGAAATCCTCTGATGGTGGTAGAAGCGAGCAGGGGAATCAGGCAACTCAATTAACTGAAGTCAGCTTTAAGGAGAGAGATGCAAATGTCAGAGGTAAAGCCCCCAGTCAGGTAGGCCGTGCTGaagatttgattgaaaaaaggaaacaacGTGAAGCTGTTGATGCTATTCTTTGTTCTTCACTGATATCTTCCAAGAAGTCTGAAATGTCAATGAAACCTCTGCCTGCCAAAAGGTCTTTTTCGTCATCATCAAATGTTAGTGGTGGCATAAAACCTCACAAAACAAGTAAAG TTCCACCAGCGTCTTCAACAAGTGCATCAGAAAACCAGATCCATAAGCATCGCagtaagaaataa